The proteins below are encoded in one region of Halocatena salina:
- a CDS encoding oxidoreductase encodes MTAWTDSVSGQTIVVTGANSGIGYAATKAFVARGADVVLACRSIERGEAAVNQLRTDVSDGSATVLELDLADLDSIRAFVQAFETAHDELDVLCNNAGVMAIPRSETADGFETQFGVNHLGHFALTGLLLETLLETEGETRIVTQSSAVHEQGRIDFEDLHHEDSYNRWTAYSQSKLANLLFAYELQRRLDRADIEDLVSVACHPGYAATNLQKRGPEQSGSALRLWLMKAANALIAQSPEQGALPMLYAATETDVRGAYVGPDGVRNMRGHPEPQRSSDRSYDEATAERLWSVSEELTGVTYGFDGS; translated from the coding sequence ATGACAGCGTGGACGGATTCGGTGAGCGGACAAACGATCGTCGTCACGGGGGCCAACAGCGGAATCGGATACGCAGCCACGAAAGCATTCGTCGCTCGCGGTGCCGACGTGGTGCTCGCGTGTCGGAGCATCGAACGGGGAGAAGCGGCGGTGAATCAGCTCCGTACGGATGTGTCCGATGGCTCCGCGACGGTGTTGGAGCTGGATCTGGCGGATCTCGACTCGATTCGGGCGTTCGTGCAAGCGTTCGAGACAGCCCACGACGAGCTAGATGTGCTATGTAACAACGCGGGGGTGATGGCAATCCCTCGAAGCGAAACGGCAGACGGCTTCGAAACGCAGTTCGGGGTGAACCACCTCGGGCATTTCGCGCTCACGGGGCTGTTGCTCGAAACGCTGCTGGAAACGGAAGGCGAGACGCGCATCGTGACCCAGAGCAGCGCGGTTCACGAACAGGGACGGATCGATTTCGAGGATCTCCACCACGAGGACAGCTATAACAGATGGACAGCCTACAGCCAGAGCAAGTTGGCGAACCTCCTGTTCGCCTACGAGCTACAACGACGCCTCGATCGCGCCGATATCGAGGATCTCGTGAGCGTCGCCTGTCACCCGGGCTATGCGGCGACGAACCTCCAGAAACGCGGTCCCGAGCAGTCCGGATCGGCGCTACGACTGTGGCTGATGAAAGCCGCGAACGCGCTCATCGCCCAGTCTCCAGAGCAGGGCGCGCTGCCGATGTTGTACGCCGCGACGGAAACCGACGTAAGGGGTGCATACGTCGGTCCCGACGGCGTCAGAAACATGCGAGGCCACCCGGAGCCACAACGCTCCAGCGATCGATCGTACGACGAGGCGACCGCCGAACGGCTGTGGTCGGTGTCCGAAGAGCTGACCGGCGTGACCTACGGTTTCGACGGTTCGTAG
- a CDS encoding pantoate kinase, translating into MSRSPSAFVPGHITGFFSIHPHDDPERAGSRGAGLALSDGVSVDVERAAESAVVLNDQRVSMAAVEGVLDRLGVTARVTIHTELPVSAGFGVSGASALGTALTANAITEDDRTENELIAIAHAAEVAAGTGLGDVVGQARGGVPIRREPGGPPHGQIDGLFVRERIEYVSFGGLDTATILGGDTAALSRAGEDALACLLEQPTLERFMTESRRFARKAGLLTERVEETITAVQNAGGEASMAMLGETVFALGEGLTKAGYDPTVCHIDGGPRNECGQRTTFLDAR; encoded by the coding sequence ATGTCGAGGAGTCCCAGCGCGTTCGTCCCTGGCCACATAACCGGCTTTTTCAGCATCCATCCACACGACGACCCAGAGCGGGCGGGATCACGAGGTGCAGGACTCGCTCTCTCGGATGGGGTTTCTGTGGACGTCGAGCGTGCTGCGGAGTCCGCTGTGGTGTTAAACGACCAGCGGGTGTCGATGGCGGCCGTCGAGGGTGTGCTCGATCGATTGGGAGTGACCGCGCGGGTGACTATCCACACTGAGCTGCCGGTGAGTGCTGGCTTTGGCGTCTCGGGGGCGAGTGCGCTCGGAACGGCTCTGACCGCCAACGCTATCACCGAAGACGACCGGACGGAAAACGAACTGATCGCGATCGCTCACGCCGCAGAGGTTGCGGCGGGAACCGGTCTCGGTGACGTGGTCGGGCAAGCTCGTGGGGGCGTCCCGATTCGACGCGAACCTGGGGGTCCCCCTCACGGGCAGATCGACGGGCTTTTCGTCCGTGAGCGGATCGAATACGTTTCCTTCGGCGGCTTGGACACGGCCACGATTCTCGGCGGAGACACTGCTGCGCTCTCACGAGCCGGCGAGGACGCGCTCGCTTGCCTGCTCGAACAGCCCACGCTCGAGCGGTTCATGACCGAGTCCCGTCGATTCGCCCGCAAAGCTGGACTTCTCACCGAGCGCGTTGAAGAGACCATCACGGCCGTCCAAAACGCCGGTGGCGAGGCGTCGATGGCGATGCTCGGAGAAACGGTGTTCGCACTCGGTGAGGGACTAACCAAGGCGGGATACGACCCGACTGTCTGTCACATCGACGGCGGACCGCGAAACGAATGTGGACAACGCACGACTTTTTTGGATGCTCGGTAA
- the aspS gene encoding aspartate--tRNA(Asn) ligase — MDDRTYTVDAEPGERVTVAGWAHEIRDLGGIAFLIVRDQTGKIQVKFAPDEMDESLVQTGTNVSRESVVSVTGAVEEEPRAPTGVEIVPESVEVLAPADPELPLDPTGKVDADLSTRLDNRTLDLRSGESKAIFEIRSTVLNAVRDYFRSVGCTEINTPKIVATGTEGGTELFPLTYFGQEAFMNQSPQLFKQLMVGSGLERVFEIGPIFRAEEHNTPRHLNEATMIDFESAFIDHHEAMDVCEGTLRAAYEAVETDCHEQLETLDLTDSFAVPQQSFPRLTYEEAIERINATGELDEQLVWGDDLPTEAEKALGDDVGGHYFITDWPSEIKPFYIQDYDDDPQLSKGFDLMHPRMELVSGGQREHRHDELVAGFEQQGLDPEAFEYYTKMFRYGMPPHAGWAYGVERLVMTMLGLSNIREAVLFPRDRQRLSP; from the coding sequence ATGGACGATCGAACGTACACAGTAGACGCCGAGCCGGGCGAGCGCGTCACCGTCGCCGGGTGGGCACACGAGATCCGTGATCTCGGGGGGATTGCCTTTCTCATCGTTCGAGATCAGACGGGAAAGATTCAGGTCAAGTTCGCTCCCGACGAGATGGACGAATCGCTGGTTCAGACCGGAACGAACGTGAGTCGTGAGAGCGTCGTCAGTGTGACCGGTGCCGTCGAGGAAGAGCCACGCGCACCAACCGGCGTCGAGATCGTGCCGGAATCGGTTGAGGTACTGGCCCCAGCTGATCCCGAACTGCCCCTCGACCCGACGGGGAAGGTCGATGCCGACCTTTCGACGCGGCTGGACAACCGAACGCTCGATCTCCGCAGCGGGGAGAGCAAGGCGATCTTCGAGATCCGGTCGACAGTGTTGAACGCCGTTCGGGACTACTTCCGATCGGTCGGCTGCACTGAGATCAACACCCCGAAGATCGTCGCCACCGGGACAGAAGGCGGCACGGAGCTGTTCCCACTCACGTATTTCGGACAGGAGGCGTTCATGAACCAGTCGCCACAGCTGTTTAAACAGCTGATGGTCGGCTCCGGACTCGAACGCGTTTTCGAGATCGGTCCGATCTTCCGAGCCGAGGAGCACAACACCCCTCGGCACCTCAACGAAGCGACGATGATCGACTTCGAGAGCGCGTTCATCGATCATCACGAGGCGATGGACGTGTGTGAGGGGACGCTTCGGGCGGCGTATGAGGCCGTCGAGACCGACTGTCACGAACAGCTCGAAACACTCGATCTCACAGATTCGTTTGCGGTGCCCCAGCAGTCATTTCCCCGACTCACCTACGAGGAGGCGATCGAGCGCATCAACGCCACCGGCGAACTCGACGAACAGCTGGTTTGGGGCGACGATCTCCCGACCGAAGCCGAGAAAGCCCTCGGGGACGACGTTGGTGGGCACTACTTCATCACCGACTGGCCCAGCGAGATCAAGCCGTTTTACATCCAGGATTACGACGACGATCCCCAGCTCTCGAAAGGGTTCGATCTCATGCATCCGCGAATGGAACTCGTTTCCGGTGGCCAGCGCGAACACCGCCACGACGAACTCGTCGCCGGATTCGAACAGCAGGGATTGGATCCGGAGGCGTTCGAGTACTATACGAAGATGTTTAGATACGGGATGCCCCCCCACGCCGGGTGGGCCTACGGCGTCGAGCGTCTCGTCATGACGATGCTCGGTCTCTCGAACATCCGGGAAGCTGTCCTCTTCCCCCGCGATCGCCAACGACTTTCGCCGTAG
- the hisG gene encoding ATP phosphoribosyltransferase — protein sequence MRIAVPNKGRLHQPTTDLLERAGLHLIDGADRKLYANTVDPDVTVLFARAADIPEYVADGAAEIGITGYDQAKESEAELIDLLDLEFGRCRLVLAAPEDGPIEQVSDLADGTVATEFPGIAREFFADKDVSPSIVEVSGATELTPHVDIADAIIDITSTGTTLRMNRLAVVADVLDSSVRLFARPETADDSKVKQIRTALQSVLTAADKRYLMMNVPREHLDDVRSVIPGMGGPTVMDIAGEDALAVHAVVDETEVFETIAQLREHGAYDILVTEIERLVE from the coding sequence ATGCGTATTGCCGTGCCTAACAAGGGACGCTTGCACCAGCCGACGACCGATCTGTTAGAGCGGGCTGGACTCCATCTCATCGACGGCGCGGATCGGAAGCTGTATGCGAACACCGTCGATCCGGATGTGACCGTCTTGTTTGCACGTGCGGCGGACATTCCGGAGTATGTCGCTGATGGTGCGGCTGAAATCGGCATCACCGGGTACGATCAAGCCAAAGAGTCCGAAGCCGAGCTCATAGACCTGCTCGATCTGGAGTTCGGCCGGTGTCGATTGGTGTTGGCAGCCCCCGAGGACGGACCGATCGAACAGGTGTCTGATCTCGCCGACGGCACCGTTGCCACCGAGTTTCCGGGCATCGCACGAGAGTTCTTCGCGGATAAGGATGTTTCCCCGTCTATCGTAGAGGTCTCTGGGGCGACGGAGCTGACTCCGCACGTCGACATCGCCGACGCGATCATCGACATCACGAGCACCGGAACGACGCTGCGCATGAACCGCCTTGCAGTCGTTGCGGACGTCCTCGACAGTTCAGTACGGCTGTTTGCCCGTCCGGAGACGGCCGACGACTCGAAGGTCAAACAGATCCGAACGGCGCTCCAGTCGGTGCTCACCGCCGCCGACAAACGCTATCTGATGATGAACGTTCCCCGAGAACATCTCGATGACGTTCGGAGCGTCATCCCCGGCATGGGTGGCCCGACGGTGATGGACATCGCCGGTGAGGACGCGCTCGCGGTTCATGCCGTGGTCGACGAAACCGAGGTGTTCGAAACCATCGCCCAACTGCGCGAACACGGCGCGTACGACATCCTCGTGACCGAAATTGAGCGGCTCGTGGAGTAG
- a CDS encoding DUF7473 family protein — translation MLQIDPIGSGLFAYVVTFLAAWMFYAVTLHLAALYVVGETPHQRAALAGAAPAVVSLSVQPFSPLVAVVLALVSDAGAIHVVYKLRKRGTALLAVAHYTIAIIFGFALFNIITLLSA, via the coding sequence GTGCTACAGATCGATCCAATCGGCAGTGGACTGTTCGCGTACGTCGTGACGTTTCTGGCCGCGTGGATGTTTTATGCGGTCACATTGCATCTCGCGGCGCTGTACGTCGTCGGTGAGACACCCCACCAGCGCGCTGCCCTCGCCGGAGCGGCCCCTGCGGTCGTTTCGTTGTCGGTGCAGCCGTTCAGTCCGCTCGTGGCTGTCGTGCTCGCGCTCGTGAGCGATGCGGGCGCGATTCACGTGGTCTACAAGCTGCGGAAACGGGGAACGGCACTGCTTGCGGTCGCTCACTACACCATCGCCATCATTTTCGGCTTCGCGCTGTTCAACATCATCACGCTGCTTTCGGCGTGA
- a CDS encoding 4-phosphopantoate--beta-alanine ligase, protein MSDIEVPESHPRYQSLLTRHRIEDGVEKGITSPQGLIAQGRGEAFDYLLGERTLPSVDRAERVAAAHLLRARHPVLSVNGNVAALVPDELITLAEATGADLEVNLFNRTEERIHAIVDHLREHGACEVKGTTADERIPGLDHERAKVDADGIYDADVVLVPLEDGDRAQALAEMGKTELVIDLNPLSRSPQTAAVPIIDNVIRALPNITTHARDLADASSDQLDDVIAGFDPETVLTETERAIRTGGD, encoded by the coding sequence ATGAGCGATATCGAGGTGCCCGAGAGCCACCCCCGGTACCAGTCGCTTCTCACCCGTCACCGGATCGAAGACGGGGTGGAAAAAGGTATCACCAGCCCGCAGGGTCTCATCGCCCAAGGGCGCGGCGAAGCGTTCGATTATCTCCTCGGCGAACGGACGTTACCCAGTGTCGACCGAGCCGAACGTGTCGCCGCTGCCCATCTCCTTCGTGCTCGTCATCCCGTACTCTCAGTCAACGGCAACGTTGCCGCGCTCGTTCCCGACGAACTCATCACGCTTGCAGAGGCGACCGGTGCGGATCTCGAAGTAAATCTCTTCAACCGGACCGAAGAGCGGATTCACGCCATCGTGGATCACCTCCGGGAACACGGGGCGTGTGAGGTGAAAGGAACCACTGCTGACGAACGCATTCCCGGTCTCGATCACGAACGAGCGAAAGTCGACGCTGATGGGATCTACGACGCCGATGTCGTACTCGTTCCACTCGAAGACGGCGATCGCGCCCAAGCGCTCGCAGAGATGGGCAAAACCGAACTCGTCATCGATCTTAATCCGTTGTCGCGATCGCCACAGACCGCAGCCGTGCCGATCATCGATAACGTCATCAGGGCGCTTCCGAACATTACGACCCACGCGCGCGACCTTGCCGACGCGTCTTCTGACCAGTTAGACGACGTCATCGCCGGGTTCGATCCGGAGACGGTGTTGACCGAGACCGAACGAGCCATTCGAACCGGCGGCGACTGA
- a CDS encoding phosphoglycerol geranylgeranyltransferase: protein MQPWEDWDHVVKIDPDKTLLDDESVEDVGKTGTDAIIVGGTMGMTEEKMTRVIEACSGVSVPVFIEPSGTGVVVHSDVLDGYLIPVVINAGDISWLTGMHKEWVRLDDSIDWAHTFPEAYIVLNPDSSVGELTTADCDLDPDDVAAYAEVAEQLFGQPIVYLEYSGMLGEPSFVKTAADALDSATLFYGGGIHDYNSAYEMAQYADTIIVGDLVHDQGIEAVRETVRGVQDAK from the coding sequence ATGCAGCCGTGGGAGGATTGGGATCACGTCGTCAAGATCGATCCCGATAAAACGCTTCTCGACGATGAATCCGTCGAGGATGTTGGTAAGACAGGGACCGACGCCATCATCGTCGGCGGGACGATGGGGATGACCGAAGAGAAGATGACTCGTGTCATCGAGGCGTGTAGCGGCGTTTCTGTCCCCGTGTTCATCGAACCGAGCGGCACAGGTGTGGTCGTTCATTCGGACGTTCTCGATGGATATCTCATTCCGGTGGTGATCAATGCGGGTGACATATCATGGTTGACGGGTATGCACAAAGAATGGGTGCGCCTCGACGACAGCATCGACTGGGCACACACGTTTCCGGAGGCCTACATCGTGTTGAATCCCGATTCGTCGGTTGGGGAGTTGACAACGGCCGACTGCGATCTCGATCCTGACGACGTTGCCGCCTATGCAGAAGTCGCAGAGCAACTGTTCGGCCAACCGATCGTCTACCTCGAATATTCAGGAATGCTCGGCGAACCATCGTTCGTGAAAACCGCGGCTGACGCGCTTGATTCGGCGACCCTGTTCTATGGCGGTGGGATTCACGATTACAACTCGGCCTACGAGATGGCACAGTATGCTGATACGATCATCGTCGGAGATCTCGTCCACGACCAAGGGATCGAGGCAGTTCGGGAGACTGTTCGAGGCGTCCAGGACGCGAAATAG
- a CDS encoding DUF4013 domain-containing protein: MIGDAIKYPTQHDDWIKIILIGGGLYVFSMIPLIGMIGGLLLSGYYVRTLRAAAMEEETPPVFDEWTEMLIDGITYVGIALVYLLIPTILSVILLLIAGGDSLVGLLMTAVLVLVAVYLLPVALTNFAVTDSVDKAFDLSTISDAAFTSEYFTAVVLAVVVGFALSLIGTISILLLVGILIIFYMNVVVHYILGKGCGPQLQQKNEKRITP; the protein is encoded by the coding sequence ATGATCGGTGATGCGATAAAATATCCGACACAGCATGACGATTGGATCAAAATCATCCTGATCGGTGGGGGACTATACGTGTTTTCAATGATACCACTCATCGGAATGATCGGAGGGCTGTTGCTCTCGGGGTATTACGTCCGTACGCTTCGGGCTGCCGCCATGGAGGAGGAAACACCACCAGTGTTCGATGAGTGGACCGAAATGCTCATCGATGGAATCACGTATGTCGGTATTGCACTTGTGTACCTCCTCATCCCAACCATTTTATCAGTAATATTACTGTTGATAGCCGGTGGAGATTCATTGGTTGGTCTGTTGATGACAGCGGTCCTCGTGTTGGTAGCCGTATACCTACTTCCTGTTGCACTGACAAATTTCGCAGTAACCGACAGTGTCGATAAGGCGTTCGATCTGTCGACGATTTCGGACGCCGCATTCACCAGCGAATATTTCACCGCTGTGGTGCTCGCAGTTGTCGTCGGATTCGCACTTTCACTCATCGGAACGATATCCATACTACTATTGGTTGGTATTCTAATCATTTTCTACATGAATGTGGTCGTTCATTACATCCTAGGGAAGGGTTGTGGTCCCCAGCTCCAGCAGAAAAACGAGAAGAGAATTACTCCATAA
- a CDS encoding amidohydrolase: MTTLGITNGVVLQPDLSVSKSDVLIDQSSGEIIDVDPEIGMSGDRQLDATDSLVIPGLINAHTHVAMTLLRGYADDKPLETWLREDIWPAEAELTAEDVRAGARLGMAEMIRSGTAGFADMYFHVPAIGDAVEAAGMRARLGHGIITVGKTDAEIESDVEEGIRVARKLGSERVSTALMPHSLTTVTETTLTTVIERAREMDVPVHSHVSETTAEVEPIIEERDVRPVEYARSCGHLQPEDFIAHAVHIDTEEIERLADTGTGVVHCPASNMKLASGMAPVQAMLDAGVTVGLGTDGVASNNDLDMFDEIRDAAMIGKLAAEDASALAAPDVVRMATQGSADCVGFESGRIESGAPADLAVLSLDAPHLTPAHDLVSHLAYAATGSDVRHTICDGQILMRERELLTIDEATAREEATKRAEELIARAEA; this comes from the coding sequence ATGACGACGCTGGGAATCACCAACGGAGTCGTTCTACAGCCAGATCTTTCCGTGTCGAAATCGGACGTACTCATCGATCAGTCCTCGGGTGAAATCATCGATGTCGACCCGGAGATCGGTATGAGCGGTGATCGGCAGTTAGACGCGACCGATTCGCTCGTCATTCCCGGTCTGATCAACGCCCATACACACGTTGCAATGACGCTACTCCGTGGGTATGCGGACGACAAGCCGCTCGAAACGTGGCTCCGGGAGGATATCTGGCCGGCTGAAGCCGAACTCACCGCCGAAGACGTTCGAGCGGGAGCACGGCTCGGCATGGCGGAGATGATTCGATCGGGAACGGCTGGGTTCGCCGACATGTATTTTCACGTGCCCGCCATCGGTGATGCCGTCGAAGCGGCAGGGATGCGTGCTCGGCTGGGCCACGGGATCATCACCGTCGGAAAAACCGATGCGGAGATCGAAAGCGACGTCGAGGAAGGCATCCGTGTTGCCCGCAAACTCGGTAGTGAACGCGTTTCGACGGCACTGATGCCCCACAGCCTCACCACCGTCACCGAGACCACACTCACCACCGTGATCGAGCGCGCCCGAGAAATGGATGTACCGGTTCACAGTCACGTGAGCGAAACCACAGCGGAGGTCGAACCGATCATCGAAGAGCGCGACGTACGCCCAGTCGAGTACGCGCGCTCATGTGGTCATCTCCAGCCCGAGGATTTCATCGCCCACGCGGTTCACATCGACACCGAGGAGATCGAACGGCTCGCGGACACCGGCACGGGCGTCGTTCACTGTCCGGCCTCGAACATGAAACTGGCAAGCGGGATGGCTCCGGTTCAGGCGATGCTCGATGCGGGCGTCACGGTCGGACTCGGAACCGACGGCGTGGCCTCGAACAACGATCTCGATATGTTCGATGAGATTCGCGACGCAGCCATGATCGGGAAGCTCGCTGCCGAGGACGCCAGCGCCCTCGCTGCACCGGATGTCGTTCGGATGGCGACACAGGGCAGCGCTGACTGCGTCGGCTTCGAAAGCGGTCGGATCGAATCCGGTGCGCCCGCCGACCTCGCCGTGCTCTCACTCGATGCACCCCATCTCACGCCTGCACACGATCTCGTGAGCCACCTTGCGTACGCTGCCACCGGTTCGGACGTACGCCACACTATCTGTGACGGTCAGATTCTGATGCGTGAGCGCGAGCTTCTCACCATCGACGAAGCGACGGCCCGCGAGGAAGCCACGAAACGAGCCGAAGAGCTCATCGCCCGAGCAGAAGCGTAG
- a CDS encoding TATA-box-binding protein, with protein sequence MTDPKETINIENVVASTGIGQELDLQSVAMDLEGADYDPEQFPGLVYRTQSPKSAALIFRSGKIVCTGAKSTDDVHESLRIVFDKLRDLNIQVDEDPEIVVQNIVTSADLGRTLNLNAIAIGLGLENIEYEPEQFPGLVYRLDNPDVVALLFGSGKLVITGGKQPQDAEEAVDKIVSRLSELGLLD encoded by the coding sequence ATGACCGATCCAAAGGAAACAATCAATATCGAGAACGTCGTTGCGTCGACGGGCATCGGCCAGGAGCTTGATCTACAGAGCGTTGCTATGGATTTGGAGGGGGCGGACTACGATCCCGAGCAGTTCCCGGGACTTGTCTACCGGACACAGAGTCCGAAGTCGGCGGCACTCATCTTCCGGTCGGGAAAGATCGTCTGTACGGGGGCGAAATCGACCGACGACGTTCACGAGAGTCTTCGTATCGTTTTCGATAAGCTTCGTGATCTCAATATTCAGGTAGACGAGGATCCGGAGATTGTCGTCCAAAACATCGTCACTAGCGCCGATCTCGGTCGAACGCTGAATCTCAATGCTATTGCGATCGGTCTCGGACTGGAGAACATCGAGTACGAACCCGAGCAGTTCCCGGGGCTGGTGTACCGACTCGACAATCCCGATGTCGTCGCGTTGCTGTTCGGCTCGGGAAAGCTCGTCATCACGGGGGGCAAACAGCCCCAAGACGCCGAAGAAGCCGTGGACAAGATCGTCTCGCGACTGTCCGAGCTTGGACTGTTGGACTAA
- a CDS encoding methyltransferase domain-containing protein, which yields MYVLEFAGEDDAFAACEAGSGCSGVTRLAPGLASATDIDQIESLAFTRRAGAMVGHTDAAVESARQLLTESVIDRRGTVAVRARDVRGTTDVDTQRAERELGAVLTQRGFEIDLDDPDHELRALFSDDSCVLGWLVARSIRDFGDRMPSKRPFFQPGSMGPLLARALANIAGARPGARVLDPMCGTGGLLIEAGLAGADVIGLDAQLKMTCGTRENLTRYLGSDAGTVLTGTATRLPFAADAVDAVVFDAPYGRQSKIVDERSDGSLPRLVSATLEEANRVAPRAVLVADRPWAEAATSAGWTVETSFTRRVHASLTRHILVLTANDRSGGR from the coding sequence GTGTACGTCCTGGAGTTCGCCGGTGAGGACGACGCCTTCGCTGCCTGTGAGGCGGGGAGTGGCTGCTCTGGCGTCACTCGACTGGCACCCGGATTGGCGAGTGCGACCGACATCGATCAGATCGAGTCGTTGGCGTTTACCCGCCGTGCAGGCGCGATGGTTGGTCACACGGATGCCGCGGTTGAATCCGCACGGCAGCTGTTGACGGAGTCGGTGATCGATCGGCGCGGAACGGTCGCCGTTCGGGCGCGGGACGTTCGCGGGACAACAGATGTTGATACCCAGCGTGCCGAGCGCGAACTCGGTGCAGTGCTCACCCAACGGGGGTTCGAGATCGATCTCGACGATCCCGACCATGAACTGCGAGCGCTGTTTTCGGATGACAGTTGTGTGCTAGGCTGGCTCGTTGCGCGCAGCATCCGGGACTTCGGAGACCGGATGCCCTCGAAACGACCGTTCTTCCAGCCGGGCAGTATGGGACCGTTGCTCGCCCGTGCACTGGCTAACATCGCGGGTGCACGCCCCGGAGCGCGAGTGCTCGATCCGATGTGTGGCACCGGCGGGCTGCTCATCGAGGCCGGACTGGCTGGTGCGGACGTGATCGGACTCGACGCCCAGCTCAAGATGACTTGTGGCACCCGAGAGAATCTCACCCGATATCTCGGTTCCGACGCGGGTACAGTGCTCACCGGTACCGCGACGCGTCTGCCGTTCGCTGCCGATGCGGTCGACGCCGTCGTCTTCGATGCGCCGTACGGTCGCCAATCGAAGATCGTCGACGAACGCTCCGACGGCAGTCTCCCTCGACTCGTCTCCGCGACGCTCGAAGAAGCCAACCGTGTCGCTCCCCGGGCGGTGCTCGTGGCTGACCGACCGTGGGCGGAGGCAGCCACGTCGGCGGGATGGACCGTCGAAACCTCGTTTACACGGCGCGTCCACGCGTCGCTGACGCGCCACATCCTCGTTCTCACGGCGAACGATCGGTCTGGCGGGCGGTAA